The stretch of DNA AATCCAATTCCAACATGTTCAGACAGTTATGAATTGTATTGGTTGTCAAACAACCTTTTATCCTGAGACCAAAACACAAGTTCAGTCGTGATGTTCAACGTGCCACACGGCAGGAGCCAGCCTGGGACAGGACCACCCAGCTTCCTGCTGGGCCAGAGGCTCTGTAGGACATTTACAGAGGCTCTGTTGGGTATGCAGGGTTGGGGACAGTCTGGAAGTTCAGAGCATGTGTGCAGTTTCACAGGCTAAGGTTAGAGGGCACATACAATTCCATATGTCCAGGTTGGGGGCTGTGGGTGGGGAATCCAGAGATTTAATCAGAATAAGACATGGTCTCAGGCCACAGGTCTGTGGGTGAGTGGAAAGTTCTGGGAATGGGAAATTTTGAGAAGCCTTGAAAGGGCACATGTGTGTCAAGCTTCAGTGTGGCTTGATCAGAGATGGTGCTCCATTTCTCTAAGGTTCCCTCAGCCCGTCCCTCCTCCTGGCTTTGGGGTTGCCCCCAGTCCTTCCGCCATCATCCCAAGATGTCCACCCACTGCCCCCAAGAATGTGCTTCTTCACTTGTCCAGCAGAAATCCAAGGTGGTCTTCATGCTCCATTGGCCCAAATAGGCTTGAGCTTGCCCTTGTGTCTCAGCGGAGACTGCCCCGCCCACTCCTGTCCACTGTCAACCCCTGCACTGTCTTCCAAGAGCTGGCTGTGGTGTTCCTCTCTCGGGGCAGCACCAACCGGAATGAATCACCCGTTCCTCTGTGTCCCCATCACCAGCGTCTGCTATCCTTCACATGCCTTTCTTACACAATCCACTGTCCGCCCCTTGCAGGAGTGACAGGGTCTTCATGCCTTCCTACGGGGCCTAGCGAACTTGCCCACGCTCAGATGTTCTCCACATATATTGGTTGAATGAAAGGATGAGCAAGCAGTCAAAAGAGTAAGAATCAAGGTCCAGTCCCTGGCAAGAGGCAACCTGGACTCACTCACAGTGCTGTCCCCAACTGCCTTCAGAGCATTCCTTCCATCTTCCAGGTCACTGCAGGGAACCTCCACCGTGGGAAAATGAAGCCACAGAAAGAATTTATCATTTCGTGGTGGGGCAGACGGTTTACTACCAGTGCGTCCAGGGATACAGGGCTCTACACAGAGGTCCTGCTGAGAGCGTCTGCAAAATGACCCACGGGAAGACAAGGTGGACCCAGCCCCAGCTCATATGCACAGGTGAAATGGAACCCAGTCAGtttccaggtatggtggctcccTTCTGGGATCCACAGTGTTGCTTTTCTCCATCAGGCTGACCAGGGTGGAATCCCTGACCTCTCCCGCTGTGTGTCCTTAGACAAGCCCCTTGATCTCCCTGGGCTtcccttttttctcattctgaaaaaaaaatttttttttaaatagaccaGATGGACTCCAAGGGCTCCTTCAATGAAGGTTTCCCTGTGCCCTGAGTGGGGAGAAAGGTTggagacagaagagaaggaaaactcTCTCCTAAGCACCCTAGATGCTGCCTCATAGTTGGTCCTGAGTCCACTACTTCTCTAAGCCACCGAGGCCTCCTCTGGCTCCAAGGGCAAGTCCAGTTTCCCACTCACGCATTTTTCCTCTTACTGGTGATCGTGTAAATGCATGATTTGAACAGTACTCTGCAGTCAGCATGCTCCTTGCCCATGTGCCATTCCCCAGCGGAGCTTGGATAAATCAACACAAAATGTGCAGTGTCGGGACTTACTcagtgcacatgcacacacacacatgcatgcaaacGCTCAGCCCACCGATGTTGAGGTCTCCTGCTATCTTCCTTCTGAAATCTTATTAGTATTGCGACAATCAAAAGTGACTTAcatgcaggctgggcgcggtggctcatgcttgtaatcccagcactttgggaggccaaggcgggcagatcattttaggtcgggagttcgagaccagcctggccaacatggtgaaaccccatctctactaaaaatataaaaattatctgggtgtggtggtgggcacctgtaatcccagctactcaggaggctgaggcaggagaatcacttgaacccagggggtggaggttgcagtgagctgagatcacaccattccactccagcctggggcaacagcaaaactctgtctcaaaaaaaaaaaaaaaaaaaaaacgacttACATTTAACCACAAGTATTCCTGGTTTTCTTGCTCACTGCACTTCTCATACTCCATGTCCTTCTCTTGGGTTCCCTGGGGAGGCTGTTTTGTTCCCATAGCAACCTCCCTGGGCCACCCTGACAGCCAGGGAATGCCTGCCGCTTCCTTGGAAGAGGGTGAGAGgcagggcagagccagggctgcTACCCCTCAGGAGGGCTGGAGAACCTGGCACAGAAGCAGCTGTCCCTTAGTGCATCTCTGCTCCATCCAATGGTTCAGTGACATTTGTATTATTATGACCTGTTTCCAAGTCACAGATGGAAACCCAGACTGAGTAGGGAGGCTGGGGAGAAAGCATTGCTCAGAGATGTGGGGACAGCCAGGGTCAGAGTTAGAATTCAGCCTCGTCTGCTCTGCTGAGGCCACTTCACAGCTTCCCAGTGCCCCTGGTGTGGAACCACGTGGGGTGGCATCCCCGGCAAAGTGCCCACACCAGGATTCATTCATACGCCTCCTCAGGCGTATCTGGGGCAGGCTGCCCAGGGCAGGTGGGGTGGGAGTGAGGCCCTGACGTCTGTCTTTAGCTCCACCAGCATCACTCACTCTCTCCCCCAGGTGAAGAGGAGCCTCAGGCAAGCCCCGACGGCCTTCCTGAGAGTGAGACTTCCCGCCTCGTCACAACAACAGGTGCGGGAGAAGACAGACGCTGGACCCCAGAGGCCTAGTCCAAAAGCGCAGGGGTGGCCAGGAGCCAGGCTCAGAGAGATGGGCGGAGGTGACCTGTAGGGGAGAAGCCCACAGcagcctcctctccctctcaGCAGGGAAAGGGCCTCAGCGACCTGCAGGCCCCAAAGCAAGTGTCAGAAAGAGAGAACCCAGGACCAGGACCAAGCACGGTCCCCAGGCAGAGATGGAACTCTGTCCTCACCACCACCATGTGTCTCCTACCAGCCTCTGAGCTTCTCATCCACAGAGACGCCCTGACTGCCTTTAGCCTCGTGCCATCCTAAAGTCACAATAGCAGGagtgtctctatctctttttcACAGATTTTCGAATACAGACAGAAGTGGCTGCAACCATGGAAACGTTCATATTTACAACAGAGTACCAGGTAGCAGGTGAGTGGGGCACTGGCTTTGTGGACAAAATGTACACCAGGCTGAGATATGGACAGGTTGACTGGTTGGTAGGTTAGTTGGTTGGTTGGTAGGTTGATAGGTAGGTTGGTTAATTGATTGGCAAGTTGGTTTGTAGGTTGGGAGGTTAATTGgttagttggttggttggttggcaGGTTGGTTTGTATGTTGGTGGAttagttggttggttggttggtaggTTGGTAGATTGGCAGATTGGTTGGTTAGTTGGTTGGTAGTTTGGTGGGTTAGTTGGTTGATAGTTTGGTTGGTAAGTTGATAGGTTGGTTGGTAGGTTGGTTGGTAGGGTGGTAGGTTGGTAGTTTGGTTGGTTAACTGGTTGGTTGATTGGTTAGTGAATTGGTTGGTAGATAGTTTGGtagattggttggttggttagttgGTTGGTAGGTTAGTTGGTTAGTTGGTTGGTAGGTTGGTTAGTTGGTTGGTAGGTTGGTTAGTTGGTTAGTTGATTGGTAGGTTGGTTGGTTGACTGAaaagaccccttccttacactgcAGAATGTGTGAGTGAAAAGCTAATCCAGATGCTGACAGCTCAGAATCCCATGAACCAGTTACAGGATGCTGTGAGCGAAATCTCAAGTCAGTCACATCAGCCCCTCTCAAGCTGATCTGGAAGGGCTGTACCCTGAGCCTCTGTCAGGGGTCAACAGTGGGAGGAAGGAGCCATGTAGCCAGGCAGAGAGGACAGGCTTCCAGAAACATGGCCGTCGTTTCCTGGTAGGAGGGAAAAACACACTCTGAGGTTGCATCTGCCTAGAAAGTAAATAAACGTCAGGCTCCAGAACCTCAGCAGAGCAGTGTCCGGAAAACCTGAACACTTTCAGGAGACGTTAATGTGCTTCTCATCATctgcatattttaacatttcttttaccAGGCACTCTCGGTGTCCTTAAACGAGGCCTGGCCTCTGAGCCTTTCTGAGGGGTTTGTGTGAGAGAAGGGTGCATACTGAGGGGAAGctccctccaccctcaccctGTTCTCCCCGCCCTGTTCCTCAGGACTCCTAGGAAATCCCACGGGGAGGGACCTGCGTCCTGAGACAGGGAAGAgaggctgcagcctccaccttgcTCTTTGGGGATGTCCTCAGCCTGCCCTGTGGGCCTGGCTCCTGCTGCCCCCATGCCAAGCCCAGGGCCCTTTGCTGAACTCCCTCTCTCTATTGACAGTGGCCGGCTGTGTTTTCCTGCTGATCAGCGTCCTCCTGCTGAGTGGGCTCACCTGGCAGCGGAGACAGTAAGTGCGGTATCACCAAGGCAGCACGCGGTCAGATCAAAGTcctgcacccagccctgcccacccTGCCTCATGCTTGCTCTAATCACCTGCAGTTCAGGGACTGGCAAAAGGAGAGGCCAATCCATGCCTCCAAAAGAGTcagtaaaaaagaattaaagtaccaccaggtgcggcggctcacgctggtaatcacaacactttgggaggccaaggctgagtggatcacctgaggtcaggagtttgagacaagcctggccaacgtctctactaaaaatacaaaaaattagttgggcatggtggcaggtatctgtaatcccagctactcaggagactgaggcaggaagatcgcttgaacctaggaggcagaggttgcagtgaacagagatcgcaccactgcactccagcctgggtgacagagcaagactctgtctcaaaaagcaaacaaacaaacaaacaaacaaaaattaaagcacCAGGGAAACGGGAAGGCAAAGGAGCCtcacattcattgagcacctactatacaCCAGGCTTGATGcttgttttataaacattattgAAATCTACCTTCTCAGAAACCTTTGGAATAGCTGTGGCCTAGAGAGATGCAACAGCTTGAAGAAGGTGGCACAGCAGAGGCCAGCACTGCAACTTGAATCTAGAGCCCATGGTTTTCCCACCCAGCCCCTACCTATAGAGGACCCAGAGCAGCATCTGTGCTGAGCTTTGCCTGTCCTGTGCTCCCCACCCTCCCTTCTGCAGAGGCTCACACCAGTATCCCCTTGACCAGGAATGTAACCCATGTGTGGTCTTTTTGCATTAACTCAGATTTCCAACCCTGGATGCCTCTTAGAACATCCAGGAGAGAGTCTTCTAAAATACCAGTGAGTGGCAAGGTCCGAGTAAATAACACAGGAAAAGGAAGGCGGTCCAAAGGGCTGTGCTTCTCCTGTGGCTCAGTGTTATTTACAGCTGTGACATCTTTTAAGAGAGGTTTACAAGAGGGAAATCATGTCACCAAAACCATTGTGACCCACTTTGAATTTGGGGGGAATCTTCATTTGCAACAATAGAAGAACAAATTCGTtgcaataagaaatatttttgtagctTATGTAGGTTGTTCAGCCAAAACagcataataatttaaaaagttaaaagataggccaggtgcggtggctcacgcctgtaatcccagcactttgggaggctgaggcaggtggttatctgaggtcaggagttcgggaccagcctggacaacatggtgaaaccctgtctctactaaaaaatacaaaattagccagcatggtgttGAGCacacgtaatcccagctacttgtgaggctgagactggagaattgcttgaacccaggag from Papio anubis isolate 15944 chromosome 11, Panubis1.0, whole genome shotgun sequence encodes:
- the IL2RA gene encoding interleukin-2 receptor subunit alpha isoform X3, which encodes MDPYLLMWGLLTFITVPGCQAELCDDDPPKITHATFKAVAYKEGTMLNCECKRGFRRIKSGSPYMLCTGNSSHSSWDNQCQCTSSAARNTTKQVTPQPEEQKERKTTEMQSQMQLADQVSLPGHCREPPPWENEATERIYHFVVGQTVYYQCVQGYRALHRGPAESVCKMTHGKTRWTQPQLICTGEMEPSQFPGEEEPQASPDGLPESETSRLVTTTDFRIQTEVAATMETFIFTTEYQVAVAGCVFLLISVLLLSGLTWQRRQRKNRRTI